A single Natranaerobius thermophilus JW/NM-WN-LF DNA region contains:
- a CDS encoding radical SAM protein encodes MTKLFKPTAQLKIALTPKCNNDCPICLNKTTRNRNDGVNEQLSVDKIKQLIDEASDIGMIGVYWTGGEPLMEYENLLKLSDYSSERGLLPTVITNGGLIGAYGNYKKQNQEILNRAGLFNLNTKQIVKSLKDAGVIRVYFSVDSSHTTLQNVYSDVYNAVPTEAVSRAINEFLNEGYGKKHSLDAIGYQLRVTATSSGSLDEYTNQIVEDVMNKLGMNLKEKSTNSKVYENEKGQVFLRHLNVASIGDAEKFDDDILENKKGEDLFDIECPHFIPRENAYDGGKHHGDLFIDCDGIVYTCGNHAYPVGDIYEESLVSIIDGINNPRSDGRFGLTRKVYHSLLVLSRYMEIENMAIGKAFQMIYQENPELLDNIQTQCGACSCLGYDEDLQKAFINAFCKQYS; translated from the coding sequence ATGACTAAACTGTTTAAGCCTACAGCACAACTGAAAATAGCTTTAACCCCCAAATGTAATAATGACTGTCCAATTTGTCTTAATAAAACAACAAGAAATAGGAATGATGGTGTAAATGAACAACTTTCTGTAGATAAAATAAAGCAACTTATTGATGAAGCTTCTGATATTGGGATGATTGGTGTTTATTGGACTGGCGGTGAACCTTTAATGGAGTATGAGAATTTATTAAAATTGTCTGACTACTCATCTGAAAGGGGTTTACTTCCAACGGTTATAACAAATGGTGGTCTTATAGGAGCTTATGGTAATTATAAAAAACAAAATCAGGAAATACTTAATAGAGCTGGATTATTTAATCTGAATACAAAACAGATAGTAAAATCATTAAAGGATGCCGGTGTTATTAGGGTATATTTCAGTGTGGATAGTAGTCATACAACCCTTCAAAATGTCTATTCAGATGTATATAATGCTGTTCCTACAGAAGCTGTATCAAGAGCGATTAATGAATTTTTAAATGAGGGCTATGGCAAAAAACACTCTTTAGATGCAATTGGCTATCAACTGAGAGTGACGGCGACTTCAAGTGGTTCACTAGATGAATATACAAATCAAATCGTAGAAGACGTTATGAATAAGTTGGGGATGAACTTAAAAGAAAAATCTACTAATAGTAAAGTATATGAAAATGAAAAAGGACAAGTATTTTTAAGACATTTAAATGTAGCCAGTATCGGAGATGCAGAGAAATTTGATGATGATATTTTAGAGAATAAAAAAGGTGAAGATTTATTTGATATTGAATGCCCACATTTCATTCCCAGAGAGAATGCCTACGATGGTGGAAAGCACCATGGGGATTTATTTATAGATTGTGATGGGATAGTTTATACATGTGGGAATCATGCTTATCCTGTAGGTGATATTTATGAAGAATCCTTGGTATCAATAATAGATGGTATTAATAACCCACGTTCAGATGGGCGTTTTGGATTAACGAGAAAAGTTTATCACTCCTTATTAGTACTATCAAGGTATATGGAAATTGAAAATATGGCTATAGGCAAAGCTTTCCAAATGATATATCAAGAAAATCCGGAACTTCTTGATAATATTCAAACTCAATGTGGCGCTTGTAGTTGCTTGGGATACGATGAGGATTTACAAAAAGCATTTATAAATGCTTTTTGTAAGCAATATTCTTAA